Sequence from the Rutidosis leptorrhynchoides isolate AG116_Rl617_1_P2 chromosome 3, CSIRO_AGI_Rlap_v1, whole genome shotgun sequence genome:
ttgttgttgttgttgttatatatGCTTACTCATTTTGTGCATAACTACTATTAGATTGATGATAGTCGTGTAACAATTAAAATGTATGATCTTATGTttgaataaatatataaacatattacAAATAGTATTGTTATGGAAAATCAACTTCATACAAATGGAAAACCATAACTTCTAATGAATTCAATTAAGCATAGCCGTAACGAAATCGATACACTTTAAATCTGGTTTCGTTGTTAACTATTGTTATATTCATTCAGACTAACAATAACAAACAACTATAAAAAACGGCTGTTTTTGGATGATGCTTTTGTTAAGCATAAATGATTTAGGAAAGATAATTAGGATAATTATTTCACCTTTTAAaaaccccgcgaattcgcgggtctttaactagtatatatatatatatatatatatatatatatatatatatatggcgaaGCTTAAAATGAGTACGAACCGGATAAGTAAATGTGAACCACAAAATATCAAAAAACTTAATTTTGGCTTAAAATGTATGGAAGGGTAAAAGAGTAATTTTAAGAattatgattaataaaattaattatataaaagttaACATATTATAAACCACCTTCatcaccaactaccaccaccatcacccaccacccaccaccacccgccacccaccaccaccaactaccaccgcccaccacccaccaccatcaaccaccatcgcccaccagcaccaccaccaccaataaccacccaccagcaccaccaccaccaaccaaccagcaccacccactaccaccaaccaccagcaccacccaccaccacccaccaccaccacccaccaccacacaccaccaccaccacctaccaccaccaccaaccaccaccaccacctaccaccaccgcccaccaccaccaccacctaccaacaCCAACCACCAGCACCACacaccaccactacccaccaccaccaacctccaccaccaccaaccaccagcaccaccatccaccatcaccaaccatcactaaccaccaccaccaacaaccaccaccaccaccaaccaccaccaactaccaccaccaccaaccaccaccaaccacgaccaaccaccaccaccaaccaccagcaCCACCACCAGCACCAACCACcagcaccacccaccaccaccacccaccacccaccaaccaccagtACCAcccactaccacccaccaccaccaccaccctttacccaccaccaccaaccaccaccgcccaccaccaccaccaccaccgcccaccaccaccaaccaccagcaccacccaccaccacaaaccaccagcaccacccaccaccaccaaccagcaccaccaaccacaaccaccaccaacccaccaccaaccaccaccaaccaccaccagcaCCAACCAACCagtaccatcaaccaccaccaaccaccagcaacaccaccagcaccaaccaccaccacccaccaccaccaccatccaccaccacctacTACCACCgccaccaaccacccaccaccacctaccacccaacaccaccacctaccacctaacaccaccaaccaccacaaccacccaccaccatcacccaccaccgCCATCACCCACCACCGCCCACCACCCACCCCCACCAcccacgaccaccaccaccaccaccacccaccacccaccaccacccacccaccacccccaccaccaccacccacccacccatcaccaccaccaccacccaccaccactacccatcaccaccaccaccatgaacctccaccaccaccaccactatcacACACCACCTGTCACCCACCACCACCataaccaaccaccaccaaccaccagcaccaaccaccaccacccaccgccACCACGAACCtcctccaccaccaccaaccaccacaaccacccaccaccaaccaaccaccaccaccatcacccaccacccaccatcaccaaccaccaccatcaatcaacaccaccaaccaccaccaaccatcacaaccaccaccaccatcagcaACCACTacccaccacaaccaaccaccaccaccaccaaccaccaccaccaccataaccaaccaccaccaccaaccattaaaaaaacatttatcattcatataaaaatatttatcattaaTCAAAAAACAATTATCATCACACAATTATCATTAATCGgaaaatatttatcattcatcaaacatttatcattcatcgaaaaacgtttatcattcatcgaaaaatatttatcattcatcgaaaaatatttatcattcatcgaaaaaaatTTATATTTCATAGAAAAACATTTAACATTCATCGGAAAACAACTAtcattcatcaaatagttatcatttcATCAGACAATTATCATTCATACAACATTTTTCATTTATTAGaaaaaattatcattcatctaaattatttttcatcaaatagttatcatcTTTTAAAAATCGGTTATCATTCATAAGAAAACAATAACCATTCATCACAAAATGATTATCTTGCATTACAATATTTTATATCATCAAACATTTTAATAGAGTTACAAAAGTAGTGGAATTTcaaatagttgatataatatgaTTAGTTTTATATAAAAGAATAGGGCAttccgagaatcgaactcgggacctcccgcaccgaaagcgagaatcatacaactagaccaaatgcccaattatcaaacaattatcattcatttcattgttgtcattcatataaaaaaaacacttatcttttatcagaatatgattattattcatcataatgctatcattcatcaaacacttctcatttatcaaaaaacagtatcattcatcaagtatttatcattcatcaaaatacccgataattgataaaaataccaaatgaatgataaaagtagttgatgaatgataaacgatgaatgataaaagaacgtgataAATGATAAAAAGtacctgatgaatgataaaaatatccgatgaatgataaaaatacccagtgaatgataaagatagccgatgaatgataagcgaagaatgacaaaataacgtgatgaatgataaaaatggagatgaatgataaaaaggaggtgatgaatgataaaaatgaggtgatgaatgataaaaaaaaggtGATGAATAataaaaatgaggtgatgaatgataaaaaggaggtCAGTAATAAAAAAAGAtttaatgaatgataaaaaagGATATAATGAATAATACAAGATTTGCAAAAAATGAGGtgaagaatgataaaaaaaaaacaagatgaatgacaaaaaaggaggtgatgaatgacAAAAAAAgaggcgatgaatgataaaaaagaaggtgatgaatgataaaaaacaaGTGAATGATAAAAAGTAGGCGATGAATGAttaaaacaagatgaatgataaaaaaagatataataaatgataaaaaggaggtgatgaatgataaaaatgaggtgatgaatgataaaaacaagatgaatgataaaaaggaggtCAGCTTCGAAGTAATACAACTCGGCCAGCTTTGAAGGAGGTCAGCTTCGAAGTAATGCAACTCGGCCAGCTTTGAAATCGCTGAAATTTGATAATATTTGACGAACATAACCCCAATTTCGTAGTCAGTTGCTGAATTAGGTTTCGTTTTAGTCTGATTTAGGGGAGTAAGGACTGAATTTAGAGGAATAAGAATCATTTGCAGGTTTCGATGGAGTGCAGAGGTGGAATCGATCTAGACGATGAAGGCGACACATCAGAACATGTCCAGTTGGGTTGACGTAAACACTTTTTATCCAACTaacttaatatttttaataaattaatagTGTTAAATATATCACAGAATTTATATGATATCAATCAATGCTAATCTAAATTTTTAGAATACATGTTTAACACATTATATATACACTCTAGACAACTTTCAACACATCTGAACCATTTGACCTGCATGATTATTAGTAGAAACAAGAGATAAATGCTTACATTTGGTGTAGAAAGTGATTTCATCATAGGGATCAGGAATAGGTCCATCCAGTTGAGGAATCTTAGAAGACAGCGCAAGTCCATTACCAGGTTGAGGATTGCTGCTTTGACAAACCTAATAAACAAAATATATACCCAAGAATTTATCATATGATACCATAAATTAAAAAGTTAGCCTACAGAATATGCGATAAAAATGCATAGAAGCACATCATTCATGAAACATGTTCTAATAAATATGTTTTTATTTTGTCCTCATATGAAGCATGTATGCAATGTTGAACGCATTCACTCCATATGTCCAAGCATTAACAACCTAATTTGATGCTTATTAATATCATGGATTCATTTTAATGCTTAATACATACGAAAAACAAGCAGTTACTAATTCAAATAAGGATTTTACTTTGCCAAATGCCAATAGGTAATGTTTTCTCCAATAATAATTCGAAGCACTGTCATAATTAATAACACCAAAGGTAGGACATCAGTCTAGGCTCATGTGTCCCTACTGAACAAAAGTTTCATGATGATAAGTAAGATTTGTGCAAGTTCATCGGGataaatatagtatatagtatCCTCAATATATACTACAATACTGGATAATACACCATATATGTCATGATGTCGATCAGCATGTAGAAATTAAACTTGGATTGGACACCATGAAATATCACCTCAAATTTATCAGCTATCACATATGCAGCTCCATCTTGCTGAGGAATAAATCCACCTGGACGATATTGAGGAGGAAACTCATCCCGCTTACGCTTCCCGAATAAAAGAAAGAAATCCTAAAATAATTAGGATCAATAACAAACTCTTTTATGAAATACAACATTAAAAAATAACAATAAATTCCAAAGAGATCATTTGTGTAAGTTGTAGACAAAACAACCAACTGTAAGATTCATTTGAAGATTGCCAAAATCAATTTGATATTTTGAAGATTGCTCTCGAGATACAAATGTTACCATTGTTACATACATAGAAAGCCCATTAATAAGATACAAATTGCTGACTCAGTATATTGTTACATACATAGAAAGCCCCATGCACCATCGAGTTTACCCCAGCAAATCTATCAACAGGACCAACTATCGCCCCAGCTTGCATCATCTTCAACTCCCATAACTACACAAAAACACATGAAATTCACATCAACAGATCCAAACAGCCTCATATCACCGCAATTAGATCACATCACACGAGCAATAAGAAAACCCTAATTACTAGATCTAAGCTaacgcttttaaaaaaaaaataaaaataaaaataaaaataactagatCTAAGCTACCAAAATCAACAGAAATCGAATGAAAACTGTAATCAAAACACTCACTCCTTGAAGTTCGCTAAGAACGCCTTTACCTGGACCACCATTGTTGATAAATTCCTCATGAACTTTGTTGATGACGTGTTCGATTACTTGGATATAAACACCGCTGGTGGAGGTGGAACCGGCCATTACGATGATCGATAAAACTTTAGGAGTGAAATAGAAACATGTCATGATCTCCTGGGACGAACCGGAGAGATCCAAAGCCGACCCTGGGACGAACCGGAGGTAAGCTCGGACTAGCCATAAGTTAAGTGTAGAACTCACTCCCAAAAGCTAGCTTGAAAGAGGAGGGGACACCTTTCTTATAAGCCATCACCCAATCCCATACTTAAGCGATGTGGGATCATAACAATACCCCACCCTTAAAGAGCCAACGTCCTCGTTGGTCACGGCTATGTTGGTCACGGTTGGCACCCTCTCTTCGGGTCCAAGCCACCACTCCATAGGCCACCACTCCGAGGTGTCGGGTCCCGAAAGATgaggttagctctgataccaattgtcatGATCTCCTGGGACGAACCGGAGAGATCCAAAGCCGACCCTGGGACGAACCGGAGGTAAGCTCGGACTAGCCATAAGTTAAGTGTAGAACTCACTCCCAAAAGCTAGCTTGAAGGAGGAGGGAACACCTTTCTTATAAGCCATCACCTAATCCCATACTTGGGCGATGTGAGATCATAACAAAACACTAATTTAGGAATTGAGAAGGTGAATTGATGGAAGATTTTAATTAGGGCTTGGAAGTGTACAACGATTCAGATTGGGAAGCTGACTTTTACTATAGTTGTTTCCCATTTTCACATCCAAACCGACTGGCGATGAATGGGAAGCTGTTTCAGGACATTTATCAAATGACCATAATACCCATCCGCGTTTTTTTAGTATAAATTTGGGctctctattaaaattatgaaatgtgtGGCCAATATTTACTTATCTAGTTTGTACCCCTAAAGTTGCTTATCCCTTGAtcgttcctatatatatatatatatatatatatatatatatatatatatatatatatatactaggtttttgagcccgtgcattgcacgggtgtgtaaaaaaccgtgcaaaaaatgtaatttgtaGTTCATATTAGTATGTAAATAGCTATACTAAAAATAGAAAAAATTAtatgaattatttaagagcccgtggtgttgacgaattttaaaaattcttttgagtttaagaaccCGTGATTTGCAGatagaaaaagtataagaattatttaagagcccgtggtgttgagaaatttttttttataaaaaatttagTTTAAGAGCTCGTGATTTGCAGTTAATATTGGTATGTAAGTAACGATATTAAAAAAAGACACATAAGCAAAAAATTtgtaatctatacatatatatgtatagattaaatatttatttaagatttaagatatatttaaatagatattttAAAAATGACATGTCTACAATTATTTAATGTATAATATCTATTtatattatatgtacatatatatgtaatcTATACATATATGTAATCTGTAAAAATCACGTCTATTGATATTAAATATCACGTGTAATATTGTACTCCGTAATTAATTTtccattaattaatttgtaattaatttaatatatatatatatatatatatatatatatatatatatatatatatatatatatatatatatatatatatatatatatataatatagatacaaacatcctaaaataattttcaaccacaattcacaaaaaacttttggtttatatatgtatgtaaaaaaccgtgcaaaaaacgcaatttacagttcatattcgtatgtaaatagcgatactaaaaaatataagaattatttatgagcccgtggtgttgacaaattttaaaacttagagcccgtgcgttgcacggtgggtAAAATAACTGtgcaaaattaattaatttttttcaaacaattattcatttgagtttaagagcccgtggtattGACAAATTTTGAAGGTTGTTTTGGATGATCTTAGTAACTTAACGTCTACAATTTAAACAATATGAGTCCAAGAAAACATGTTAGTGAAGTCTAAGTTATATATGTTCTTTGTTATCATTCCATAATACTAACTCTTGTATAAAACGTATATATGTCACATgtcattatattaaattaaatattaatattaaataaacaaTGTAAACAATTACAATATTTAAAATGTAAATATTGAAAAGTTTTGAAAATTAAAAAGCTACGTATATACATTATGCAACTTTGCCAATTTTTAGTTTGGAAGTTATGTTGCATATTTTGAAGCAATTATCTCCTTTACATTGTTAGATAACATTTGCAAATCGATTTTAGTGGACATACggagtaatatacatatatataatttataataattaataatatatataatataatatagatatatagatataatatatagatacaaacatccaaaaataactttcaaccacaattcagaaattttttttggtttatatatatatatatatatatatatatatatatatatatatatatatatatatatatatatatatatatattatgtttcatCATATAAATCGTGAAAATAAATCTCACGTGGTATCATTAGCTTAATCCTAATCCTAAATGCTGACATGTTAATCACAGCCTAATTGTCATTAGCAATAATCTATGCCACTGTGGACaaacaaaagaaaaaaagaaagaaaaaaaaatccttaaacagATTTCGCTTTCCTTCTCTGTTCAACCGACGCAAACCAAAATCACTCCTTTCGACGACTGAAACCCTAAATCACTATGTTCATCGTCTCTTTCATCCATTGGATACAAACCCTAAATCGCAACTTATAGTATCGGAAACCAACTTAACACAATCTAAATTGATGATTCAAGTGCGATTATTTGGTCCAATATCATGAAATTAAAGGTACGCCATATCAATTTCCGTCAAATTTCAGATATTACAACATTCCATCGTCTCTTTGATTTAATCAGGTttgtaagtttaattaaattaacaaTATTAGTTTTTTAAACAAATATTGCTGAAAACACTATATGTTTACAATCCGGAAAAAAAGGATTAGGCTTACTATTCGACCAAACTGAAAATCAAAAAATGTTTTAAACATATGTAACCAAACTGAAAATCAAAAAATGTTTTAAACATATGTAACTCAAATAATAATGGATTTTTCTGCatatttgtttatttttatttttatgttctgCATATCAGTTATGAAATTTTTCAAATTTATTAAACCCTGAATAATAGCTAAATAAAACAActatattttcaatctttttaaattTGGATAAGATTTGTAATCATGTTCGTTGTGTTTGTCTATATTAGTTTAATGGCCAGTAATGAACGTCCTAAAACCTTTGTTGAAAATACAGTTGTTGTGTTTGACAATGCATCTGGGAGTGGAAGTGGTATGCATGACGATATTATGAGTGACAATGTGGTAGACTGTCATAATCATACATGTCGCAATACTTTTTCGAGCTATACTATTGGTCTTGGTCCGGTTCCAGTTGGTGATTCAGATCCGGTTACTAATGCAACTGTCTTAGGTAAGGCTATTGACTATGATGGGTTCTTATTCTTTTAGTGTTAGTTGCACTTCGTTTATAATTTTTTTAGTCAATTGTCTTACTGCAGTTGACGGTTTGAAGGATGTGTCTGTTGAACAGATGATTGAATATCCGTTAGAGTATCGCCATTGTATGTCTTCTGCTCTTATTCACGATTCGTGCGTTATTATTGTATCGGCTAAATTGAGTGAACATGTGGTCAAGTGTCATGGACGTGTGTGTTTTAGTTCGACTGCGAGGGGTGCGAGGGGTATAGGTTTCATTACTTCATTTTATGCCTATGTTGCTGCTTCAGCTCCAAATTCTAACGCAATACCTGGATGCATTAGCGATATGCCACGTGTATGGTAACCCACAGTTCTTTAATACATTCACATGCAACCCTAAATGGCCAAAATTAGGGAGGTTCATGTGACGGTACCCGCTTTTGACTATGGCTGACCTAGCAGATATCGCGTCACGAATATTTAATATGGAAGTCAAAAAATACATTAACTAGCTGATTAAAGAAAACCTTTTGGCCCTGTTCGTTCAGGTATTATTTGTCTTCCTTTTTTTATTCCTTACTAATATGTTACCTTCTGATACACACTTATATATGCCTAAAGGCTTGCTAGCAAGCTTATATCAGTTGACCATTTTGAGTTTTACTGACTTTATATGCTAATTATGGAGGATGATAGGTATTAAAACTCTATATGATGATTTTGACTGATTTTATACGTTGATTATTGAGTTTGACCGACTTTATATGCAATTGTATCAGTCAAACTTTATGTGATTATTATTGTGGATGGTTGTATAAAAACTCTCTGCAATCTTTAATTTTTGCTCTGTAGACTTTATAGAATAAAAAGTGTTGTTTCCGTTGAATTTGTTGACTTTGTTGACTTTATAGCTTAAAAAGTTCCGTTGTACATTGTATTGAGTTTGATTAATGTTATGTGCATTGTATTGAGTTTGACTGACTTTATTGACTTCATATGCAATTGTATTGACTTTGACTGATGTTATATGCATTTTATTGAGTTTGCTGACTTTATTGGCTTTATATGCAGCATTTTAAGTTTGCTGACTTTAAAGTTTGCCGAGTTTATTGATTTTATTTAAGTATGCTGACTTTAAAGTCAACATTTTATTGGCTTTATTGACTTAATTGAAAGTCTGATGTATGCTGCTTTCATTAACTTACTCTGTAGTCTACGTTGAGCTTACGCAAAGGATTTTATACACTTTCACACATTAGCGTTTAGCGGTAAATCAGTAgaagacttttgttgactttttatgtGTTGATCATAGATTAACCACAATCATGCTATGCTGTTTTTATCTGAGTTAAAACTTACTGTATGCAGTTGCGTACATTAGGGTTTAGTGGAAACCAAGTCAGCGACTTTTGTTGACTTTATATGTGGTGCCGATTGATTGAATATGATGATGTTATATATACAAATAAGATATATAACATGTTATTGGACACTTCATGCTATGCCTTTTCTATTTGGGTTAAGGGTTACTCTGTGGTCTCGCGCCTATAAAAAGGAATATATGCACCTGCATACATTAAAGTTTAGTGAAAAAAGAGAAGACTTTTGGTGAGTTTTCAAGACTTTTAATCTATGTTGACGACATGTCTACTGCTATGATATAGATTCATGATATATCAGACGCGTCCTGCATTCTTTTGTATGCCTTAGTGTTCTTGCTGTTACTTTCTATTTTTAAACTCTTACCCTGCTACATGTTAGTTTGAACATTCCCTAAATGAGCTCTCTAAGTTAAAGTTACGCTAAAATGATAGTTTAAAGTATTCATGTTGATGCTATATAATAACGAAGTCAAAACAGGCTCGCTTAAAACTAAAAAGCCTATAACCGATACTATAAACTACACTTTTCACATTACGATGGTATTTGAACGTGGCACAAAAGAGAACTTTGCGTTCATGTTTTCTTATATACTATGAACTTGATATTAGATGCATAGTCCAGATTGTTGATTTGAAATATAAAAGTGTATGCAAAGAGTATAATTAAAGACTTTTTGTTGACTGGATATTCACCCAATAACAAGTTGTCGATTTCAAGAgcttttttattaaaataaaataataacgGGTTGTTGATTTTAAGAGGGAAAACTAATAACGTTTACTCAGGACGACCCAATAACATGTGAGGGAAAAATCTACAAAACCGAAGACCAACGGATTTGGTGCTATAACGCATGCAAAATGTGTAAAAGGAAAGTGAAGATCTCGGATACGGAGTATGCTGCCTCAAACATGACAAACAAGAAGATAACCACATGTACCACATATCAAATAGAAATACATTAAAACACCACAAAAAAATCTGTATATCCAAATCTTATTGAAGCAGGTTCAAATTCAACTCATAATGGATATTACATCgtgtattattattttacatagctACAATATCTTTTAGTGACGTTATTTTATCTTTCGTTCAAGTTGTCCTattacaatttctataaactttcaCATGTAGTTGCTTTATTTCAGCTATGTTCATTTTTTAACTGTCATGGAGAAAGTACATAAAACTTGGTGACATTGACTATGAACAATTGATTGTTACattgtaattatattcataaatttcGTTTACAATAAAAATTGTATCAATACAAATGTTATCAAAACTTAAGAGTTCTGTAATTATAATTGTATACTACAGCTACTCGGTTTCAAAACAAACGTCTTCGAATGCTATTTCTTAGagttgtcgtgcaacgcacggactcttaaatctagtatatatatatatatatatatatatatatatatatatatatatatatatatatatagttaataatgTGCTTGTAAAATAAAGACTTTGCCTTATTACTCTTTGTTTTGGCCTATGGTTACAGTGTTTTTCCTTTGACTCGCTTCCACAAGAGCTTCTAATCTCTTTAGTACACCTTAAGTACCTGCATATAGATGACATGTATTCCTTTCACCTTAAGAATCTGGAGACGCTCAGTCTACATGTAAGTCACTGAAGTCCATCTTGTATCCTATGTTTTCAAATTCATGCCAAAATATATTGACGAATGAACTACTTACATTTGTGGTAGATTTGTGATATGACTTATTTTAAAACACCGATTACAATCAAGAACTATTCAAATATTTGGTTGAAGAACCTGAGTGAATTGAAAATATTTGGACACTTCAACATCGAGCGTCTTTTGGAGTTTGTGCAACTAATATTGGCCATACACGTGAATACGATGATGTGTCAGAGATATCAAGACTTCTGCTACACTCCCCATGTGCGTCAGGATCGATGAAATAATTATCGAGTATTCCGATGATGTCTATGCTATGGGGGCTTAAAAATTCACCTGAGCTTATTTGACTCTCTTGTTAGTAACTGTGAGCTGCTACTCGTTTAGTTCTCATTTCTTTGGTCAAATAACATTCATCAcggagtgtcttttttaaatgttcatattttcatccaatctataatgttcgtgaacaaagttttttcaaaaaacgaaaaaaaaaaaaaatttgcttccccccgcttccccccgattggttacttccccattgatcctgcctatatatatatatatatatatatatatatatatatatatatatacacacacacacaacaacaacaacaacaacaacaatacccaatctcacaaaagtggggtatgggagaggtgagtgtagacaatcattcatcGTACcatagattagaaggaagtcactactccacccgcgggtatagaacccgcgcctgGATAAGGTCGTCCCTACCTCTACTCTAAAGCAAAAGATATTGCTTccaaaaggacctccggccagaaatgctcataaaaacgaaaaagatagggcaaatgatacgtacctgtaagagttatgtgTGTCTAGCGATGCAACCATACACAGTACCAAAAAAAGAACACATGTAGCAGTAATTGTgacgatccgtccaaatcccttttggacgaatacatcattcatcgatttcacagtgatgtaccgacctctacatgatacgttttgtaaacattgcattcttttgaaaagacacaccataattgaatatcaaattccaaggtttttgacgtttgatgatttctacatatagacaatcatcctaaataatagtttacaatactacatccgttgataatgcagtcaaaataagatacatggtgatgattttgtgaatgcaacgtgttctcgaataaagcatgtatgactccatgcacatagcttgtatcacatataagcaaacagcggaagacttctaggaacctgagaataaacatgcttgaaagtgtcaacacaaaggttggtgagttcatagttttaatgtttcgcataatctgtatataa
This genomic interval carries:
- the LOC139899708 gene encoding uncharacterized protein produces the protein MAGSTSTSGVYIQVIEHVINKVHEEFINNGGPGKGVLSELQGLWELKMMQAGAIVGPVDRFAGVNSMVHGAFYDFFLLFGKRKRDEFPPQYRPGGFIPQQDGAAYVIADKFEVCQSSNPQPGNGLALSSKIPQLDGPIPDPYDEITFYTKCKHLSLVSTNNHAGQMVQMC
- the LOC139895793 gene encoding uncharacterized protein isoform X2; the protein is MHDDIMSDNVVDCHNHTCRNTFSSYTIGLGPVPVGDSDPVTNATVLVDGLKDVSVEQMIEYPLEYRHCMSSALIHDSCVIIVSAKLSEHVVKCHGRVCFSSTARGARGIGFITSFYAYVAASAPNSNAIPGCISDMPRDDPITCEGKIYKTEDQRIWCYNACKMCKRKVKISDTEYAASNMTNKKITTCTTYQIEIH
- the LOC139895793 gene encoding uncharacterized protein isoform X1, whose protein sequence is MHDDIMSDNVVDCHNHTCRNTFSSYTIGLGPVPVGDSDPVTNATVLVNCLTAVDGLKDVSVEQMIEYPLEYRHCMSSALIHDSCVIIVSAKLSEHVVKCHGRVCFSSTARGARGIGFITSFYAYVAASAPNSNAIPGCISDMPRDDPITCEGKIYKTEDQRIWCYNACKMCKRKVKISDTEYAASNMTNKKITTCTTYQIEIH